tttctgtGATTTTTATTGATGCTGAATCATTGTTGATTTCATATTTTACAGTTTTCCTAGAACGAATGTGTTATGGCTGCTGTACTTGGTGGACATATTACTCCTGAAGAAGTCATTTGTAAGTTTTCCTCTATAATTTTAGCTAAGTagtaactctttttttttgaagatagCTAAGTAGTAACTCTTGATTTTAAGTCTTagaaccttttttgttttttttttttctaagcatgtTAGTTTTAGAACTTAAAGACTCTGTGAGCATGACTGAGCCTGTAGACTTAGAACACTCAAAGcacattattttatttggttataTTTATGTTACTTCTAAATTCTAGCCTTGTGCTTCTCACTCTGTTGTCGTGCTCAACATACGCCCCTCACAATGTGAAGCAGCATCTTCAAGATTCCTTGATTATTAGAAATTTGACATGTTTTAGTTGATGCTGTGACAGTCATGAATAATTTTTATCCTAATTTAGTCAACCATGGGGTGAACTGCATATtgattaattttctctcttctagGAATGAGTGTTGCTAGGggtactacaacttttactacaagttCTTTACAAATTGATATGACAGTTCACGCGATACTTTCCACTTTAGGCACTAAAATGTGTATTGCCACGTGACAGTTCACATGGCACTTACTACGTTTACAAAGTGACGTGTCAGTCTACGtgacacttattttcataaaatatgaatTGCTACGTGAGTTTATAAGAGAGTCGTAATAAAAGCTGTAATAGTTCAAGCATTTTCCTTTATGTATTTCCAATATGAACCTCTAGAAGAATAATAATgattcaaattattaattgatCAAACTTGCGCTAGGAACGCACTTCAAAAGATGAGAGAGATTTGCGCTCCCTGAAGAAGCGTCTAGACAAGTATCATTCCGCCAAAGAAGCAATTTTTGATCCTTTCTTCAGTGACTTAACTGTTGATCATGGCATGTGAGTGATAAGTGGAGaagcaaaaaaagagaaaaaagatggTCTTTATCTTGTAAATATTTAGCAGGAAGGGGAGCAGGTGATCATTTCTAAAACCTGCTTTCTCTTCAACGTTTTGTGAAATTTATGCTAATATAACTTTGAAAGGATATGACTCTAACAAAAACAGTTGGGACAACTTAATGGCCACGCTAATTACCATGGCTCATTTTGCTAGTGAATTGTATTGGGTATGATAACTTTCACATATttcttcaattaatttttttgaccATGATAACTTAATGGTCCGTTTGCATAGTTAGGTTTTCTGGATCATGTTTACTCATCACCACATTGGAGGCTCAGAGGTTTGTACATGCTGTAGCAATAATCAGTGGCTGCGGTAGAAGTACATTATGAACAAGCTGACAAGCTCTAAAGGTTAAGGGGCTTTACATGAACAGCTCAAACTACTTTATATCCTTCTCACCAGAATATCGCATGATATGTTTCCAAAAGTTATGGACATACACCTCATGTCTATTCTTATTTGCACCTTCCCCTGAAATTTCTTATTCTAGAGTACCAAATGACAGGTTAAAGATTTGGTAAGATAAAgatcactttttttcttcttcttttctgctttcttttctttctctcgtTGGTTTGGTACAACGAACTGGAATAGGGTGCAATTAGCTACTTATATTGCATGCGATACGAGCAGCTCAATTGAGAGGAGAGGTAGCGTACACTTATTCGGGTAGAAGCCTGCATCTGCTCAGGCAGTCTGGACATCTGCTCGAGCAGGTGTAGGGCTCACCTGTCTTCTCATATTAGCTCATTGTATTTGCATGCTAATTACACCCGATCCAAATCTTAGTATGCCTAGTCTTGTacaaccaaatccaaatccaggCAAGCAGCTGGTGCTCTGTACATGTAAACCATTTCAACTTTCATTTATAACTTAGCCAAACAATACCAAAAggcaaaagacataaatttaatggtgccCATATCTCTGACTGCTTTTTTCTCcgttttctttctcttttccagATCCATATGAGGTTACTTTTCAAATTGTTATTAAGTTTATCACCTCCTCACTGGTATGAGTGTGTAACCATCTCCACTCTAAATCTTGCTTTCGGCTGAGACCCAGTCAGACAAGGAGCTTTTGATTCACTAATTTGAAAGAGAAGCACAAATAGATTATTTCCACATGGGGTGTCCCCACTCGGCTTGTATATTCTAATCTTAAATCCCCAGAAAGAAGATGCTGCTGACAGTGTTGGTTAAAAGGCTAATAAGCAGCAGGAACATAGCTCCACAAAAGGCCTGGTTTTGTTACCATTTTACACTCTACTAATTATAATGATTCTGATTCTGATTCTGATTCCATTGCAATAGGACTGTCTATGTAAAAGCTTGCTTGCTTGGCCCTACTGCTAGATAGGTGTTTTGACGGTCTGAATCTCTGATTGagatttttgaaaattttattgttcaaattgttaataatttggaCAATAAATTTGAGAAAGTTTTGATAGAACCCATTACCTATTTACCAAAATAGGTCCCGGACAATCCATCCTCTGCTCGGGCAAGTAGACCTTATAAAAATTCTTTCATATTTAATATCTAAATTGCTaacaaaagattcaaatctCCAAGTCTCAAATGCTACCCAAATATCTATcccaaaaaaaggaaataataataataataataaaaaaagcgGACCTGTTGCACGGGATCCCCTAATATGAATAATGTTAGAAGTTCGTCTTGTGTCACTTTTGTATCCTTTCAAAAAATGagatggtttttaaaattactataaggcttgtgattgattattattgaattttgatcaaattgttattttaaaagtcgtcttattttttaagggacacGAAACTGACACACgataaacttataaaattactcccccaaACATTTGTAAATACATGCCAAATCAAAAATTGGGGCTTTATGCATCAACATGTGTATGTCTTCCTTTTGCATAGGAAACTGCGTCCGCCCATATTTGGGCACACATTTATGTCGTACTTTACGAAAAACATGGGAAAAGGTTAAGTTGTGACTTGGAGACACATTGGCTAGGTGGGTatgttatttatcaataataataataataataataataaattagtacTTTAATCCTTATTCACGTCTTGGAGACGGGCCGACCtaataaaataatgttattaaaaatatataattttgaagTACTAGAAAacgtcatttaaaattaagaatTCTTACAGTCCGACAAAAAGTTCCAATTTTTCAGTTTGATACATATAAATTTCAAAGATCATAGttaatgagaaaaaaatatattgtaaaaaataatatataaaacaccTGTCTACTGACTAAAGGACTTTGTTCTCCAGTAGGTTGAATTAGGATTTAGCCTCAGTTTGATTGTATATAAAAGATTATCTCACgctatttttcagaaaattagtcaaaaataaattctaatatTCAGTCTAATTTTGTTagattagtttttcttttatcttccaTAATTATAAGAGTATaagctaacatttttttttttaaaaaaaaaagtttttcttaataattctTTCAACTTCATCTAATATATCATTCATGTAATGGGCAATCCATGGACTACACTAGCATGCACATTTTGTGGCGCCTAACACATGGCCATTCCATGGGTAGGGGCCTGGGGCAGCGGGGGCCCAGGGTTTAATAGAGTAACCTAAATCTAacgctccgtttgtttcgacgtaaaatttttctgttagaaaatatttttagcaaaatcatttgtcaagaaaattatttcaGTTGAacacattttttggtgtttgatttgTACGGAAAATTAACAATGACAGGTGACTTTCGGCGACCTCCAGCATGGATTTCGGCGAGCTCCGTCGAGGAGCGACGAAAAATGAACTGCGGAAAGGAGAagttcaaactcgaaaaatgatttactgTTTTAGGTGTTATCATTCTATTATTTCTCGATAATCTTTCTTTTCGGGGCAAGACCACCGTATAGATTTTATCTGGGAAATTTTTGCCTAGGAATTCTTTTTGTTATGAAGAATTATGGGATTTGTGGGGGAGGGGGTCTCCACCACTGCTTGAGCCTTAATGATATCACTTATCATAAAAAGCGTGTAGGAGACAAAAGAAGCAGCAGTACGTACAAGATTTGGAACATGGCAGAAATTCACACAAATCTTAATAATTTACATGGTTTATTATGGTTATGATCATGTCCATAATCAACATCCATGATGTGCCTCGTTACAGCATATTTTCGGATACttgagaaaagataaaaaaaaactccaggCCTTATCCCCAGAAAACCTTTTTCACCCTTCCTTTTCTCTATCTTTACCCGATTTTCACTAGTTCTTTTCTTGTAATGGTTTCTGCTGAGCTAAGCCGAATTAACTTTGTTATCCTCTTTGGTGCCGTCCAGCCAACTTCAAAGCTTTCTGTCTTGTTAGAATCCTAACTCTTACAGACTACCGTTAAATATTCTATTCCTATGGCCGATGgttttaagcttttgagatagataaatattgatttaataaaagacaaaacataaagagaaatgattaaaacacttacaatgcacaacaatgacacaacaccaagacaCATTCATAAATAATATCTTTGCGGGTTTTATGGTCGGTAACTTGATGTTCTTCCTTTATTTGTCATTAGCCATGACCTTACTGTAGTGCATGTGTGGTTGTACATGCATGTGGCACATGTTCTTCCATTTGCTTTAGACTTTGAGGTTATGGCTTTGGGAAAGATAACAAAGCAAAAAAGCATGTTGATTCTTTATACTGTGATGAGCTCTCGGGCAGAATATTTGCAACCCCATCCTTCATGACAAAGTAACATCTTTTCTTTGTCATCACAAGGTCATCTTTCTTTAACACTTTTTTTCCATTTGCTCTTTCACCTTTATCTACAGACGCATTAATTTCCATATTCCCCCCCTCCATCTAACGGCTTCAGTTATAATTCCAGGTGCAATTAATATCCTTGAAGCATCGCCATTATATGCATCACATTAAAAACCCAGTCGGGTCTCTTCCTAGTACCCAGAAACAGATCCTGTTGTTAACATGGTCAAAGGAGCTTCTAAATGCCTCTTCTTACTCTTCCTGTCTCTTCTCACTATCTGCTCTTCTGGTAAGCAATTGCTATTACTCAAAAGACAGTTTCTTTCCTGAAATTTTCTATGGGAAAATTCCAAGGAAATGTAAACTTTTTCCTTTGAGTTTGCTTTCATTTCTGAAACCATGATAATTACTCGTGATTTTTATGATCAATTTCTTGTTGCTGTATTGGTTTCTCAGTATATTGCAGTTGCTTAATTTGAAGTTCTTCTCATCTTCTTTCCTATTTGCAGGAACTCTGGTGGGTTTCTCCTATCATGCAGGAAGCACTGCAACTTCATCAACAGCCAGAACTTTATCATTCCTGAAGCAAAACAAGGTCACCCCGTCTCAGATTCGGGTTTTCGTAGCAGATCATAGGGCTTTAACTACTCTGTCTGACTCCGGCGTAAACGTTGATCTCTACTTAAGTAAAAGCCTACTTGGGAATTTGGTGAATTCGAAAACATCTGTTATTTCATGGCTGAAAGCCCATGTAATGACCTTTCTCCCGCATGTGAACATCAATAGCATCATACTTGCTAGTGGCAATGACCGTTCAGAACAAAGTGAGCTATCAATGCTCTTATCCACCTTAAAGTCAATCCATTCGGTCCTCAGTGCTCTTCATCTGGAAAGCCAAGTTAGAGTTTCAGTAGCATTTTCATTGCCTTTCTTAGAGAAGTTGAATAGAACACAGGAAAGAGACCTGCATAGGATTTTTGGTTTTATCATGAAAATGAAGTCTTACGTCATGGTTGAAGACAGTATTGATGGACAGTTAAGCATGGGAGATCAGTTTGTTCAGTCTATGATTGAGAGAGCTACCCTTGCCAgcagttttcttcttcctcacaaTGATGTTCCAATGGTTCTGACAATTAAGAGCCCTGCTGTTCCTACTGCAACAGAAGCAGCTCAATTCAGTGATGAGGTTTTGAAGTCtctacaaaacaaaacccagatTACAGGACAGATAGTTGGGTTATATGCTGAAATATCATCCatggaagattttgtgcagaaaGAGCTCAAAAGGGAAGAGGAACAGATCTTTCCTTCTTCCCACAGAGAACTCCTAAGCAAATCCCACCTCAAAGCAATTTTACATGACGCTATCAACCCGCAAACAACAATCTTTCCCACAACTCCAGACATCACCCCTCCAGATAATCCCACACCACCCATTATCACAGTTCCTGCTACTAACCCTGTCACAATTACGCCAGCAAATCCTGGTTCCACACCATTAACAGTTCCCTCCACCCCACCCATCACAATACCCTCCATTAATCCTGCCAACTCACCAGTACCAATCACCAATCCAGTAACAACTCCTACCACAGTCCCTGGGGCACAACCAGTTACTAACCCTGTAACAACTTATCCAACCCCAACAGGATCTGTTCCTGTCCCAAACCCGGTGGCGCCTCCTGCAACGACAAATGCTCCGGCGTTTCCAGGACAAAGCTGGTGTGTGGCCAAGGCTGGAGCTTTGGAGACAGCAATTCAGGCAGCACTGGACTATGCATGTGGAATGGGAGGTGCAGACTGTTCACAAATCCAGCAAGGTGGGAGTTGTTACAACCCAAATACACTTCAAAACCATGCCTCATATGCATTTAACAGCTATTATCAGAAGAATCCAGCGTCAACTAGCTGTGATTTTGGAGGGACTGCCACGATAGTTAATGCAAATCCAAGTAAGAGCATCTTTCATTGAtcatttaattttgtgtttccaatgaAATTTGACTAGTGTCTGCAATATGCttagcaaaattcaaatcacaGCTGCGACCCTTTTTTATTGTCAATAGGCATTGGTTCTTGCATTTACGCATCATCATTATCACCAACAACAGCAAATCCAACACCGACACCGACGACGACAACAACAACACCAATTCCAATGCCAACAACACCAACACCAACACCAACAACACCAACACCATCAGGAGCAGGTGTATTAGGGTAATGTGTTTTGTTCTCACGAGTCATGGCCATGGAAACTCTTTGTTAGTACTAATCCCTGAAGAATAACCTTGTACATGCCTCTGTTTTATTATATCCGCTTTGCAGCTATGGTACTCCACCTTCAGTGTTAAATTCAAGCGAACCAGCTTCTGGTACTACACCATTTTTTGAAACCCCTCCTGTTGTCAACACATCAACATCCTTTTCATCTGGTTTGCATCCCTTTATTGGCTGCATCATTCTGGCAACATCCTTTGTTACTGGAAAAATAGTTCTGGACATGTAGAGCTGCTACTTCTCCATGCACATCAATGCCTCTAGAGATAATTGCTTCACTAGCAAGTCAGAGTTTTGGCCGTTCAAGCCGTGTACAGATCCATATTTTGCAGGTAAGAAATTAGAGGTTAGTTTAACAAAGCAGAACTATAACACCTACATTCTGCTAAGTGCTGACAAATTCACTGGCGTGCATGAGGTTGCCTGGGATGCAAAACATGTTTACTTCTGAAGCTAAAATTTCTAGTTGAAGCAAAATCATATGTTCGATATATAATTTTAGCTGCAGTTTCAGGTACTGAAGTTGGATGGTATGGTAGGGGTTCAATGGTTCATGATCTTGTacatattttaggagttgtggAGATTGTAGTGCGTGTCGTGATGATGACAAATTGTGTGATCGAATTGCTTCAGAAATTATCCTAATCTGAATTATTTAGACAGTTTCAATATATCTAGTCAGCAGTTACTCATTCTAATTATCATTGAAAAGCAAGTTCGTCCATTAGTTGGTAAATTTGTAAGATGTTCAAgtcaaattaaaatgaaatattttatgaTCTAGATTAAATTTCACAGATCTAATGATGTATATGTTACTAAATAGTGGTACCATGTACACAATTagatacaaaacaaaatctaaaccataaaatgaaaaagatcttaTTCGAACATTCcacaaaaaaattgaatgcaTTCATTATGATTAATATGATAATGGAATACCAAAGCATTGGACGCCATTCTGCAGGGACTGGCCGACCAATTGGGATAGTCCGACCACTTGCTTGGGATGGTCTACTGTCCCCACAAAGGATGAGAGATGGTTAGACTAAACCCATCACTCTTCTGAGAATACCGCCATGATCACCATTTCCATGTGGTGTTGTTCGACTTAGGCATAACGATCCAAAATATACTGGTGTAGCAGGCATGAGGAATATACAAATTAGTCAAAAACCATATCTTGATGTCCATGACAACATAAAAAAGTGAAACAAGACCAGTGTCATGTGAAATTGTGAATTGGTTGTTGCTAAGAAAATTTCTCCCGACAACTATTATCAGTAGGGCCACTGATGTCTTCCATGCATCGGATGCCAAATGTAATTACCAAAAAAAGATGACTCTGATCTGCAATTGAAGATCCAATGGATGTGAGATTCCAATAGCAAGAATCCGCCATTGCAGGAATGATGCAAATGATTAAATCGTTGACattttaaagaacaaaaatacaACCACCTCCACTATGCTAGAACTGGCCAAAATTGTAAGCAGTTGGTCACTATCATGCTCGGCAGCTAATGAACCACTAAAAGAAAACTAATCTAACCCATCCAGGCTCTAGCCAGTACATAATGACAACGGCCATACATAGATTCAATTTATGAGCACAGCTGATGCAACAGAAACAACAGTGAGAACAACAAAATGGCATTCTCAGCTAAAACTACATAAGAGAACCTCTAAAATGTGCATTTCTACAATGAAAATATCCTCTGCAGCTTTATCTGAACTCCTCAATTAAACTAAAGGGTATCGGATTCTTTATACACAAGAACTGGATAGCACAATGATTTCATCTCTTTGAAAATACCACCAAGATCACCATTGACATGGAAACAACGATCTTGAAGCCAGAACTTTCCcagaaattttgtttttcagcTCCCACAGCtgcattttgttgttttgctgcTAACTGATCTCTAAGTTCTTTAAGGGCTCTGTCCCTTCGCTCTCCCATCTGTTGATCAATGGACTAGAGATTAGCGATTCAAGTGTTTACAGGAGCAAGCAGAGAGGTAAAAGGTATGCAAGCAGTGCAGAGAACTCAAATTTCTTGGTAATGAGATTAATTTATGGCGCTCTCAAGAAAA
Above is a genomic segment from Alnus glutinosa chromosome 12, dhAlnGlut1.1, whole genome shotgun sequence containing:
- the LOC133883133 gene encoding uncharacterized protein LOC133883133 — protein: MVKGASKCLFLLFLSLLTICSSGTLVGFSYHAGSTATSSTARTLSFLKQNKVTPSQIRVFVADHRALTTLSDSGVNVDLYLSKSLLGNLVNSKTSVISWLKAHVMTFLPHVNINSIILASGNDRSEQSELSMLLSTLKSIHSVLSALHLESQVRVSVAFSLPFLEKLNRTQERDLHRIFGFIMKMKSYVMVEDSIDGQLSMGDQFVQSMIERATLASSFLLPHNDVPMVLTIKSPAVPTATEAAQFSDEVLKSLQNKTQITGQIVGLYAEISSMEDFVQKELKREEEQIFPSSHRELLSKSHLKAILHDAINPQTTIFPTTPDITPPDNPTPPIITVPATNPVTITPANPGSTPLTVPSTPPITIPSINPANSPVPITNPVTTPTTVPGAQPVTNPVTTYPTPTGSVPVPNPVAPPATTNAPAFPGQSWCVAKAGALETAIQAALDYACGMGGADCSQIQQGGSCYNPNTLQNHASYAFNSYYQKNPASTSCDFGGTATIVNANPSIGSCIYASSLSPTTANPTPTPTTTTTTPIPMPTTPTPTPTTPTPSGAGVLGYGTPPSVLNSSEPASGTTPFFETPPVVNTSTSFSSGLHPFIGCIILATSFVTGKIVLDM